Sequence from the Cuniculiplasma divulgatum genome:
TGAACATAACATGACCTGGAGGACGATTTCCAGCAATATCCAGCCATATTATAATGTTATCAGTGCAGAAAGATTTGGATTTTCCGCAATGTTACATCCGGGATCAGTGAACCCTTAAATAAAGAGATAAAATGTAAGGATATCCTTACAAATATGAGGTGGCTTTGATTGAATCGGATTAAGGAAAAGGAAGGCGGGGTCATGGAAACGATTCTTGCCGGTTCCGGGATCTTCATAGCAACATATGATCTGGCAGCCATATCTGTTGCACTGCTTGTTCTGGGAAAAGCATGGAAACTGAACGGATTTGACCTCTCGCTTCTGGGATCCGCAGCACTTTTCGGTGCAATAGCTGGATCGGCCACTGCCGGAATATTTGCCGACAGGTTCGGCAGGCGTGCCATGCTGGTGGGAGATTTCATTGCATATGTGGCAGCATCCATCGGGAGCGCATTTTCCCCTGATTTTTCGTGGCTCTTCTTTTTCCGCTTCATTGTGGGTGCCGGCATAGGGGCGGATTTTGCCGTGGTGTTCCCGTACATTTCCGAGATAAGATCTGCCGGAACCAGGGGCCGGAATATGGCTACAGTTATGATGGCGGCAAACTTCGGAATGATCATAGCCTATGGACTGGGAGGGCTGTTCCTTGGCGCAGGAGGACAGGGATGGAGAATTGTTCTTCTTGCAGGAGGCCTGATGGCAGTCCCGGTCATATTCATGAGGAGCAGGATCAGTGAATCGGTGGCATGGAAAAGATCCAGGCTTCCACACGTAAGGGACATACTTGCAGGCTTCAACAGGAAGGACTTAAGGAATATTGCTGTGGCGTCTGCAGCCTGGTTCTCGTATCAGGTGAGCGACCAGGGGCTATCCGTGTTCCTTCCACTGCTGCTTTTAACCACGCTTGGTACGGACAATTCAATATCATCATACGGGAGCCTTCTTGTGAAATCCGTTACCATCCCTGCGGCAGTTGTGACCATCATCCTCATAGACAGAATTGGGAGGAAACCTCTTCAGATCTCAGGATTCCTTGGAAGGGCCGTGCCACTCATGGCACTGGCCATGATAATGTTATATTTCGGCGGAAAATACGGCTTCCTTGAGATAGGTCTCCTCCTGGCTGCCTACTTCTTCGGAGCACTGGGCCCGGACAAGACCATTGTAATATCACCAGCTGAGCAGTTCGGCACCGGGATCAGGGCAACAGGGCAGGGAATAGCAGAATCCATAGGGCGTGCAGGAGGCCTTGCAGGCGTTCTCGGCTACGGCATCCTGTCCGCCCTATATGGCCCATGGGCGGGCATAATGTATTTCGGTATTTTTGCCATCATGGGGCTTCTGGTGAGTTTTGCAATGAGGGAGACCGGCCCAATGGCAACTGGGTCCCGGAAGATCGCAGATGACACCTCATGGTATGGGAAATGATCCTTCAGAAAGGAGCTGCGGAGGTGGAATGCAGGAGCTGGAACAGGTCTCTGGCATTCCTGCTCAGGGATCGGAACCGGTCAGGGGTGATCTGCTGTTCGGCATCGGAGAGGGCCCGGTCAGGATCATTATGAACTTCAATCTCAAGCATGGTGGCACCGGCCGCAACCGCTGCAAGGGCCAGCGGTTCCACCAGTTCACGCCTGCCTGCAGGATGGCTGGGGTCAGCGCATACGGGCAGATGGGTCATTTCCTTAAGGGCCACAATTGCGCCGGAATCCATGGTGAACCTGGTGATTCCCTCGAAGCTCCTGATTCCCCTGTAGCACATTATGACATCGGGATTCCCTCCGGAAAGGACATATTCTGCAGATCCAAGCCACTCGTTTATGGAATTGCCCATTCCATTTTTCAGTAACACAGGCTTATGCACTGTGCCTGCAAACTTGAGCAGGGAGAAATTCTGGGAATTCCTGCTTCCAATCTGCAGTATGTCAACACTGTCCTGAAAGTATGGAAACTGTGACGGATCAAGGATCTCAGATACCACCGGAAGACC
This genomic interval carries:
- a CDS encoding MFS transporter, which encodes MNRIKEKEGGVMETILAGSGIFIATYDLAAISVALLVLGKAWKLNGFDLSLLGSAALFGAIAGSATAGIFADRFGRRAMLVGDFIAYVAASIGSAFSPDFSWLFFFRFIVGAGIGADFAVVFPYISEIRSAGTRGRNMATVMMAANFGMIIAYGLGGLFLGAGGQGWRIVLLAGGLMAVPVIFMRSRISESVAWKRSRLPHVRDILAGFNRKDLRNIAVASAAWFSYQVSDQGLSVFLPLLLLTTLGTDNSISSYGSLLVKSVTIPAAVVTIILIDRIGRKPLQISGFLGRAVPLMALAMIMLYFGGKYGFLEIGLLLAAYFFGALGPDKTIVISPAEQFGTGIRATGQGIAESIGRAGGLAGVLGYGILSALYGPWAGIMYFGIFAIMGLLVSFAMRETGPMATGSRKIADDTSWYGK
- the aroF gene encoding 3-deoxy-7-phosphoheptulonate synthase produces the protein MLIIPKDSESSEVLGDLLQSSSASFRKIRLYDRDVILADHHAGIDTGSLGIALTDGLTSRKFKPTPTTVQVGDLRIGPDRLVIAAGPCAVESRDQISAIAEDVKRFGADILRGGAFKPRTSPYSFQGLGIQGLKLLKEASDETGLPVVSEILDPSQFPYFQDSVDILQIGSRNSQNFSLLKFAGTVHKPVLLKNGMGNSINEWLGSAEYVLSGGNPDVIMCYRGIRSFEGITRFTMDSGAIVALKEMTHLPVCADPSHPAGRRELVEPLALAAVAAGATMLEIEVHNDPDRALSDAEQQITPDRFRSLSRNARDLFQLLHSTSAAPF